In a single window of the Ignavibacteria bacterium genome:
- a CDS encoding (2Fe-2S) ferredoxin domain-containing protein, with product MKRFEKHIFVCENKRPEGHPRGCCSDKGSPAIREQLKKRLKELGLNHLVRANTSGCLDACEFGPSMVVYPEQVWYGGVKLEDVEEIIQSHIIDNIPVERLMIKDKRFNKDAEK from the coding sequence ATGAAACGTTTTGAAAAGCATATTTTTGTCTGTGAGAATAAAAGGCCCGAGGGCCACCCCCGGGGCTGCTGCTCCGATAAGGGCTCCCCTGCAATACGCGAACAGCTCAAAAAAAGACTCAAAGAGCTGGGCTTAAACCACCTTGTACGGGCAAACACTTCAGGCTGCCTCGATGCCTGTGAGTTCGGCCCTTCTATGGTCGTCTACCCCGAACAGGTCTGGTACGGCGGCGTAAAGCTGGAGGACGTGGAGGAAATTATCCAAAGCCATATAATTGACAATATTCCTGTAGAAAGACTTATGATTAAAGATAAAAGGTTTAATAAAGATGCCGAAAAATAA
- a CDS encoding T9SS type A sorting domain-containing protein produces MKKIIYIFILLALLFPLSNGAQTVLADKQPELTYNLFQNYPNPFNPVTTVRFTVPEETRVSLKVFNALGVEIANLMDTVKPAGDYAVEFSGEKLPSGIYFVQLKAGSYMSIKKMILLK; encoded by the coding sequence ATGAAAAAAATTATATACATATTTATACTGCTTGCTCTTTTATTTCCTCTTAGCAACGGAGCGCAGACGGTTCTTGCAGACAAGCAGCCGGAATTAACTTACAATTTATTCCAGAACTATCCCAATCCTTTCAACCCGGTAACAACCGTCAGATTTACTGTTCCGGAAGAGACACGTGTATCGTTAAAGGTTTTTAATGCCCTGGGAGTCGAAATAGCCAATCTGATGGATACAGTCAAGCCGGCAGGGGATTATGCGGTTGAATTTAGCGGAGAGAAACTGCCAAGCGGTATCTATTTTGTGCAGCTCAAGGCCGGCAGCTACATGAGCATAAAGAAAATGATTTTGTTGAAATAA
- the nth gene encoding endonuclease III: MPKNKEKEHAKKVFEILRKEYPEVKSALDFTTPFELIIATILSAQCTDARVNIVTKDLFKKYRSPKDFLEVPVEELEKDIFSTGFYRNKAKSIKNCSKVLVEKYNGEVPRDFDALTELPGVGRKTASVVAANAFGIPAIAVDTHVKRLANLLGFIQSDDPEKIEMRLKELLPEEEWINSSHYLISHGRKICVARRPKCLECVLGGICPSFNP; the protein is encoded by the coding sequence ATGCCGAAAAATAAAGAAAAAGAGCACGCTAAAAAGGTGTTCGAAATACTTAGAAAAGAGTACCCTGAAGTTAAATCGGCACTCGACTTTACAACCCCTTTTGAGCTTATAATTGCAACAATACTTTCTGCCCAGTGCACCGATGCAAGGGTGAATATTGTAACTAAGGACCTTTTTAAGAAATACAGGTCCCCCAAGGATTTTCTTGAGGTCCCCGTTGAAGAGCTTGAAAAAGACATCTTCTCAACCGGCTTCTACCGCAACAAGGCTAAAAGCATAAAAAACTGCTCCAAAGTTCTTGTTGAAAAGTATAACGGCGAGGTCCCGCGCGATTTTGACGCTCTTACGGAGCTCCCGGGTGTGGGAAGAAAAACAGCCTCGGTTGTTGCAGCTAACGCTTTCGGAATTCCTGCAATTGCCGTGGATACTCATGTTAAGAGGCTTGCAAACCTGCTCGGCTTCATACAGTCGGATGACCCGGAAAAAATTGAAATGCGCCTTAAGGAACTGCTTCCTGAAGAGGAATGGATTAACTCCTCGCACTATCTTATCAGCCACGGCAGGAAGATCTGCGTAGCAAGGCGCCCTAAGTGCCTGGAATGTGTGCTGGGCGGGATATGCCCGAGCTTTAATCCTTAA
- a CDS encoding SMP-30/gluconolactonase/LRE family protein: MKKFRMMSLFFIFGQSVLPNYIMGQETGGSFKSPELEKVASGLKFPEGPAWNGKDILYASNCYGDWITRIQGDKVDAFVQAPSKPYQFEKTNGLTVYEDGSVFACEYGKGAIIRFSPDGSCTAVSEGFEGKRFKKPNDLAFAPNGDLYFTDPLAYDKNNLDGVIYRISSDFKTTTPVYSNLGFPNGIAFSQDGKFAYVCESAFQRIIRFPVKDDGTFGDFTVFIDLPGGDPDGIAFDTEGNLYAAHFGGGGVYVISPEGKIKGKIPTPGKKPSNVEFAGDDMKTLYITEDETNSIYKTRVEVPGLRLFHSPGAK, encoded by the coding sequence ATGAAAAAATTCCGGATGATGTCCCTTTTCTTCATTTTTGGGCAATCTGTCCTTCCCAACTATATAATGGGCCAGGAAACCGGCGGCTCTTTTAAGAGTCCTGAACTTGAAAAAGTGGCCTCAGGCCTGAAATTCCCGGAGGGCCCTGCCTGGAACGGGAAAGACATCTTATACGCGTCAAACTGCTACGGCGACTGGATTACGCGCATTCAGGGGGATAAAGTGGACGCATTTGTCCAGGCCCCTTCAAAACCATATCAGTTCGAAAAAACCAACGGGCTTACGGTTTATGAAGACGGGAGCGTCTTTGCCTGCGAATACGGCAAGGGTGCAATTATAAGATTTTCCCCCGACGGCAGCTGCACGGCTGTCTCAGAAGGCTTTGAGGGTAAAAGGTTCAAAAAGCCTAATGACCTTGCATTTGCACCTAACGGTGACCTTTATTTTACAGACCCCCTGGCCTACGACAAAAATAACCTGGACGGCGTAATTTACAGGATTTCTTCTGATTTTAAGACTACAACGCCCGTTTATTCAAATCTCGGTTTTCCAAACGGTATAGCTTTTTCTCAAGACGGTAAATTTGCTTACGTATGTGAATCGGCTTTCCAGAGGATAATCAGATTCCCGGTTAAAGATGACGGGACTTTCGGAGATTTTACGGTATTTATTGACCTTCCGGGCGGGGATCCGGACGGGATAGCCTTTGACACGGAGGGCAACCTTTACGCGGCTCATTTCGGAGGGGGCGGAGTGTATGTCATTTCTCCTGAGGGCAAAATAAAAGGCAAGATACCAACTCCGGGTAAAAAACCGAGCAACGTGGAATTTGCCGGGGATGACATGAAAACGCTTTATATTACAGAAGATGAAACGAACTCAATTTATAAGACCAGGGTTGAGGTTCCGGGTTTAAGGCTTTTCCATTCACCGGGTGCAAAATAG